The Puntigrus tetrazona isolate hp1 chromosome 9, ASM1883169v1, whole genome shotgun sequence genome includes the window TTAGCATCACCCTGATTTCTTTAACAAAAACCCTACTTCAAGGCAGATTGACTTCAATGTGACCACTATCAAGCTTCATCAATAATTTCAAAAATCTCTTCGTCTGGATGATGTTTAATGACTTTGAGGCCAACTTTTTCACAACAAACGAAACCTTCAAAAAACGAGGAGGTATTACTGATGCATTTTTACGTTTTAGAATAAAACGTGTTACCTTGCGTTAATCACAAACCTTCTCTTATCAAGCCATTAAAAAGATGCATTGACTTCAGGGCAATGAAAACACCTGAAAGTATTAAAACGCAAACTCATTTCGAAGCCTTGTCCTAAAAAAACATGTCATCCTTGCAGCACGCTATGTGTTATTTTGCTATAAGACATGCAACGGGgcttaaaagtgaaatatgttATTTCTGTGCATAAAAGCAGCAGCAAACCATAATTGTGAAAAATCACCTCATTCATTATGGCGACCGTAAAAATTGAAGTAGATATGTGCAAGTGCATTATATAGACAGCCAGCAAGCTTGTCCAGATGGAACTtagaaaatattcattcattctgcaGTTGCGCTTGCTCAAAAAATACCACGCTTCGCCAAAACATATCAAACCTGCTAATCGTCTGTACTCTTCTGCATCGAGATGATCGCAATCAACCTTTGAACTGCCTTAGTCTAGTCGGCTGGACCTAGATGGGTAAGTCAGGTCGCACAGGGGCAGGTGCATGCTGGGACTCACGCTGTCTTCGTCCTGCAGGTAGAGAGCACAGCGATAGCCAGCAAGAGGAACGAGAGAGTCATCATCCTCCGAGACTCTCTCAAAAACACCTGGACACACTGTCTGAGGAACCCGGAGACCTGTCGCCCCGACGCAAAGACACGCCGTACCAGCACCAGCCACCCTTCGTCCCTGGTAGGACCACGCCACAAACACATAATACACAACACATGCTAGGAAGAGCTTTGATCACCTGATTCGTGTCAGCCTTTTGAATTCAGCAAAAAGATACTCGATCAAAATCCAGcgttacgtttttttttttcaaaattttgggatttgttttaaaagagaaagtctattttgtttagttttttaataaaaatacagtaataaactgtgatattgtaaaatattattactagtGTTGTATGTATAAAGACACAAATGCAGCATATGTTACATATGACATATTCtgaatgtatttatgcatgtaatttatattatatgtaaatatatttaatatatgaatgtaacATGTTATGCaagtttgtgtatttatatatatatatatatataatgtgtatttatatatatatatatatatatatatatatatatatatatatatatatatatatatatatatacacacatatactatgtgcttaatatttttgttgaaactaTTACACATTTTCTATCAGGATTCTTTTATAGGCTACATAAAAACTTGGATCAAAAGATTGTTCATATCATAGGCCTATTATTAATAAGGTTCAGAGTTCATACAGTAACCTTTATGTGTGAACGGGATGGTTTGAAAGTCACACCTGTTACGGAAAGGTGAAAAGTTAACTCTAgcctaaatctttttttcttttttttttttttttacaggggTAAAGATCCTGAAAAACCAGACAGACCCTTCTTCACTTTtccaggaggaagaggaggacagCGGGGAATGGAAAGAAAGTCAGACAGAGTAACACTGCTTGAATTACACACAGAAATTACATAatctatcatttttttttagtttaacattttttaaaatagtatatatatatatatatatatatatatatatatatatatatatatatatatatatatatatatatatatacaaaatagaaGCTTTTTCGTAGTGATCTCAATCTTTTTTGTCTCCACGGAACATTATCTCATGTTGAATTATTTCGTGATATTAACTTTAATGTAGTTGTATTTCATCATGCTCTTGTGATGATTTAGCAATACATGGGGAGGATTGTGAAGCCAATTATATCCTGCCACGTTATTTTTGATCACCTCATGTTGAAAGAGCTCGGGGCTTTGATGTAACTTTCTCTGACAGAAGCAATATTTTTGTAGGAATATGGCTGTTTTGTATGCAGACGTGACTCTGAAGTCCCACACGGCTGTTGTACAGCCCACCGGCTCTCTGACACGAGTGTCTGAAAAGTGGGCATCATACACGGAGTTAAAGCTTGATACTGTACATGCTAGAGTATTTTAGATCTTCTGCAAaaaacacatatgcacacaca containing:
- the LOC122351689 gene encoding protein phosphatase 1 regulatory subunit 1C-like isoform X2 yields the protein MEPNSPKKIQFAVPLFQSQLDPQAAEHIRKRRPTPATLVIYNEPSASGDDKQTTSNQTEAQSAQLSPAQRKQSVYTPPTMRGREHSDSQQEERESHHPPRLSQKHLDTLSEEPGDLSPRRKDTPYQHQPPFVPGVKILKNQTDPSSLFQEEEEDSGEWKESQTE